One window from the genome of Poecilia reticulata strain Guanapo linkage group LG9, Guppy_female_1.0+MT, whole genome shotgun sequence encodes:
- the LOC103470250 gene encoding rab5 GDP/GTP exchange factor-like encodes MWTDKQRGLRVSQEELLCKNACGYYGNPAWKGFCSKCWRERSRPPGSQRQDTRPSSDGVPPTFSKFEEKKNIEKGRRISTVRRLFWGSSSPPKPQEASESHTKMLKAYESLEPGDFTGFLKILRSPPSQRLQSRCTAFLNTMEAYHNLQIQKQSDLVQDFYQSFAEYFRSFPETRVTQIMEHVEKLIMTRLHKWVFCHDSCDDEQKDLALQRRIRSLNWVTPQMLSVPFPDEDTPVTGDPFLPAITAIIEMDAKRAPQDKLACVSKCSQHIFEALSTSNNEPANADDFLTSLVYVVLKANPPRLHSNMQYMIRFGLPHSLMAGESGYYFTNLSCAVAFIEKLDGPALNLSPEQFDGYMRGQRAPAALRRQQKANATQKLLEELQGRQEKLHQGVDALNMQLQKWVQVVDSQLDEATSQFDKVQKEITSQAEASEVVTSSAEDGFQQREEEEQQPESEETV; translated from the exons ATGTGGACAGACAAACAAAGAGGGCTCAGAGTTTCCcaggaggagctgctctgtAAGAACGCCTGTGGGTATTACGGAAACCCAGCGTGGAAAGGCTTCTGCTCCAAGTGCTGGAGAGAGAGATCACGCCCGCCTGGATCACAAAGACAAGACACGAG ACCCAGCAGCGATGGAGTCCCACCCACGTTCTCCAAATttgaggagaagaaaaacattgagaAGGGTCGACGAATAAGCACAGTGAGGCGGCTGTTCTGGGGCAGCTCTTCACCTCCAAAACCCCAAG AGGCCTCTGAAAGCCACACTAAGATGTTAAAAGCCTATGAGAGCCTTGAGCCCGGAGACTTCACTGGTTTTCTGAAGATCCTGCGGAGTCCACCTTCTCAGCGTCTGCAGTCCCGCTGCACAGCTTTCCTCAACACGATGGAGGCTTATCAT AATCTGCAAATACAGAAGCAGTCGGACCTTGTCCAGGATTTCTATCAGTcttttgctgaatattttagaa gcttcCCAGAGACTCGGGTCACTCAGATAATGGAGCATGTAGAGAAGCTCATAATGACTCGGTTGCACAAATGGGTTTTCTGCCATGACAGCTGTGATGACGAACAGAAGGACCTGGCTCTTCAGCGCCGAATACG ctCCCTAAACTGGGTCACACCACAGATGCTGAGTGTGCCTTTTCCGGATGAAGACACCCCAGTCACAGGCGACCCCTTCCTGCCTGCCATAACAG CCATAATAGAAATGGATGCCAAGCGAGCGCCACAGGACAAGCTAGCCTGTGTGTCAAAGTGCAGTCAGCACATTTTTGAAGCGCTGTCCACCTCCAACAACGAGCCTGCAAACGCGGATGACTTCCTGACGAGCCTGGTGTACGTGGTGCTGAAAGCCAATCCGCCTCGCCTCCACTCCAACATGCAGTACATGATTCGTTTTGGCCTCCCTCACAGCCTCATGGCTGGAGAGAGCGGCTACTATTTCACAAACTTG TCCTGTGCTGTGGCTTTTATTGAGAAACTGGACGGGCCGGCTCTGAACCTCAGTCCTGAGCAGTTTGACGGCTACATGCGAGGCCAGCGTGCTCCTGCTGCGTTAAGGAGGCAGCAGAAGGCCAATGCCACTCAGAAGCTGCTGGAAGAGCTGCAAGGAAGGCAGGAGAAGCTGCACCAAGGTGTGGATGCTCTGAACATGCAGCTGCAGAAGTGGGTCCAAGTAGTTGATTCCCAGCTGGATGAGGCAACAAGCCAGTTCGATAAGGTACAGAAGGAGATAACATCTCAGGCGGAGGCCTCTGAGGTCGTGACCTCTTCAGCTGAGGATGGATTCCaacagagggaggaggaggaacagcAGCCTGAGAGCGAAGAAACGGTCTGA